Genomic window (Melioribacteraceae bacterium):
TTTTAAAGCTCTAAATCAAGAAATGAACTACTCTGTGTATCTTGGAAATGCTGGATTGGCATATTTAGAATTAAAAGAGTTTTCTAAGGCACAAAAATTTTTTAATGAGGCTCTTTCGATATCCAAAAAGTTAAAAGATGGTTATGGAATTGCTTTTGAAAATGCCAACCTGGGCAAAATGAATTATAAACTAGCCCTTCAGAATAATATTTCGGAGACCCAAAAACTTGATCACTTTAGAGAATCAATCACTTATTATAATAATGCTATCTCGATTCTTGAACCGCTTGGTTTAGCAAACGATCAAAAAAATTATCTATTCGAATTATCTACAGTGTATAAATCGATGGGTAATTATAAATTAGCCCTTGAGGCTTATGTAAAAGCCAGCGCATTAAAAGATTCGGTATTGTCTGAATCCACAAAAAAGGCAATTGCAGAACTTGAAACCAAACAGCAATTAAAAGAGAAAGACAAAGAACTAGAAATACTGAACAACGAAAAAGAATATCAAACAAAAGTAACACGCTCTTTGTTTATAATTTTATTTCTACTGGCGATCATAATTGTTTTAATTATTTATGCTTCCCGTAAGCAGAAAAAAATTAATGCCGAGCTGCAAAAAAATATAATTAAAAGGGAAGAAACTGAAAAGATGCTTCGCTTAAATGAAGCCGAATTAAAGAAACATAGAGACCAATTAGAAAATTTAGTGGAAGAGAGAACAAAAGAACTGAAGGCGGAGAACTCGGAACGACTTCGAGCTGAAAAGGAGGCGCTAGCCGCAAAAGAAAAAGCAGAGAACTCAGATAAACTTAAAAGTGAATTTCTCGCTCAGATGTCGCACGAAATTAGAACTCCCCTTAATATTATAAATGGATTTAATACTATTCTCAAAGATGAACTTCAGGATAACGCCACCCCCGTATTTAAAAAAGCCATGTCTAATTTGGAAGTCGCTTCAAACCGAATTATTAGAACCGTTGATATGGTTCTAAAAATGTCGGAAGTGACACTTGGTACGGCCAAGGTTTCGTTCAGTAAATTTGATTTTAAAGAAACAATTCTTGATGAATTACTCGATAAATATAGCTATTTGGCAAAGGAAAAAAATCTTTACATGGAATGTGTTTATGAAACCGATAAAACGATTGTTTACTCGGATGATTATTATGTGTTTCAAATATTTGTTAATCTCATAGATAATGCCATAAAATATACTCCCTCGGGGGGGATAAAAATAATTATTCGCAGAAACGACTTTAACGAATTGTCTGTTTCGGTAATTGATTCGGGAATAGGAATTTCACATGATTTTTTCCCAAATATGTTTCAATCATTTTCACAAGAAGAACGGGGTTATACCCGCAGTTATGAAGGCAATGGATTAGGGCTTTCGTTGGTTAGTAATTACTGCAAATTAATCGGAGCAATAATTTCAGTTGAATCTGAAAAGGGGAAAGGAAGCTCATTTACCGTAACATTCCCCCTAAATAGCGTTGAAAAAAAACCCTCTACTTAATTCCAACAAATCTTACTACTGCGGCTTTTCCTTGATGTAATTTTCCCTCGCTTAATTCTATATTGTCTCTTGATAATTTTTCAAATTCAAAATCAATAAAATCCTCGGTAATAGATTGTAAGTCATAAAGAAGATCCTTGTCTTTTGGTCCGCCGGAATTATATTTCAATTGTTCCTTGTCAAATGCTTCAATAATAATTTTACCTTTGGGTTTAAGCGCATCAATAACTTTTTGATGGAGTATTGGCTTGGTCTCCTCATTAACATGAATATAAATAAGTGCCACCGCATCGTATGATTCTTTTGGAAGAGGAGATTCAATAATATCGGCGACTATATAATTAATTGTTACATTACTTTTACTTGCTAATAGTTCTGCTTTCTTTTTACCGGCTTCCGAATAATCAATTGCATCCACCTCCCAGCCAAGAGTGGCGGCAAATATCGCGTTTCGTCCTTCACCTTCTCCAAGGAATAGGATTTTTCCTTTGGGAAGTTTTTGAAGTTCTTCTTTTAAAAATGCATTTGCTTCTGTGCCATACACAAACTCGTTTTCAGAATAACGATTGTTCCAAGTTTCTTTCATACATCTCCGATTTTATTTACAAAAATACTAAATTGAGAAGTAGAATATCGTTTACTATTTTATAAAAGAATATTTAGGAAATAGAATATTGATTAATACCGACAAAATCATAATTGTAGGGGATCGGGTACTGATTAAGCCCGAAGAACAATCAAGTAAAACAAATAGCGGTTTATATCTTCCTCCGGGGGTTCAAGAAAAAGAAAAAGTTCAAGGTGGATATGTTGTAAAGGTTGGTCCCGGTTATCCAGTTGGAATTCCTGGAGATGACGAGGAGCCATGGAAAGAACAGAAAGCAATAAAGTATATTCCTCTTCAAGCCAAAGAGGGGGACTTTGCGGTCTTCTTAAAAAAGGATGCGGTAGAGGTTGAAATTGAAAAACAAAAATTTATAATTGCGCCCCAAGCTGCAATATTAATGTTGTATAGGGATGACGAGTTGTTTTCCTAATTTTGATTCGCCTTTAATAAACAATCACAACAAATTACAATAGGAGTTAGTATGAAGGTCTTAAATGAATTCAAATCGTTTGCTATGCGCGGTAACGTTGTTGATATGGCCGTTGGTATAATAATCGGCGCTGCATTCAGCGGTATAGTAACTTCTTTGGTTAATGATGTGATAATGCCGCCTATAGGAGCATTAATTGGAGGAATTGATTTTTCTAACTTATCTATAAAAATTCCATCAATTCTAACTCCCGAGAAACCGGTAGAAATATTATATGGTAAATTTTTAAACACATTAATCAATTTTATAATTGTTGCCTTCGCAATATTTATGTTAATTAAAGGTGTTAATTCATTAAAGAAAAAAGAAGAACCAAAACCCACTGCTGCGCCAGCTCCAAAAGAAGAGGTCGTTCTGCTTTCTGAAATTAGAGATCTTTTAAAAACTAAATAAAAGTGATAGTTAAAAAAAATATACAGTTAATTACTGCTCTAATATTCATTATTTCATCCAGCATATTCCCCCAAAATTTAGAACGCCCGGAAGTTGGGGTTGCTCTTTCCGGCGGAGGAGCGCTTGGATTCGCTCATATTGGGGCCTTAAAAATTATAGACTCTCTAAACATCCCCATAGACTATGTTGCTGGAACTAGTATGGGGGGACTTGTTGGTTCGCTTCTTTCGTTGGGTTATTCTCCGCAAGAAATGGAGGAGTTGGTTACTTCAACCGATTGGGATGACATTTTTGATGACTCTCCTAAAAGATCCGACTTACCCTACTTTGAAAAAAGAA
Coding sequences:
- a CDS encoding tetratricopeptide repeat protein, whose translation is MSKNKLWNRVVLSSSNYLLILLVFFSSFSYSQTDKTNNSDLYLTANPIVKKLLDSLNVAKNDAERVRLFNSLSWNLADVNFEAGKNFGDSAFALANKLGLDVEKATALNNIGEILSISGNIKEAISKHLQALQIFNSINNKSGIANTYKLLGFSFYNISDFKSALEYLNSALETYENINDESGAAIIHNHLGNVYGTIKDLDNALNHFNKSLSFVQSVGDSSRAAVNLGNIGLIYFEKKKYKKAIENYLTALKVFKALNQEMNYSVYLGNAGLAYLELKEFSKAQKFFNEALSISKKLKDGYGIAFENANLGKMNYKLALQNNISETQKLDHFRESITYYNNAISILEPLGLANDQKNYLFELSTVYKSMGNYKLALEAYVKASALKDSVLSESTKKAIAELETKQQLKEKDKELEILNNEKEYQTKVTRSLFIILFLLAIIIVLIIYASRKQKKINAELQKNIIKREETEKMLRLNEAELKKHRDQLENLVEERTKELKAENSERLRAEKEALAAKEKAENSDKLKSEFLAQMSHEIRTPLNIINGFNTILKDELQDNATPVFKKAMSNLEVASNRIIRTVDMVLKMSEVTLGTAKVSFSKFDFKETILDELLDKYSYLAKEKNLYMECVYETDKTIVYSDDYYVFQIFVNLIDNAIKYTPSGGIKIIIRRNDFNELSVSVIDSGIGISHDFFPNMFQSFSQEERGYTRSYEGNGLGLSLVSNYCKLIGAIISVESEKGKGSSFTVTFPLNSVEKKPST
- the mscL gene encoding large-conductance mechanosensitive channel protein MscL; translated protein: MKVLNEFKSFAMRGNVVDMAVGIIIGAAFSGIVTSLVNDVIMPPIGALIGGIDFSNLSIKIPSILTPEKPVEILYGKFLNTLINFIIVAFAIFMLIKGVNSLKKKEEPKPTAAPAPKEEVVLLSEIRDLLKTK
- a CDS encoding co-chaperone GroES, which produces MINTDKIIIVGDRVLIKPEEQSSKTNSGLYLPPGVQEKEKVQGGYVVKVGPGYPVGIPGDDEEPWKEQKAIKYIPLQAKEGDFAVFLKKDAVEVEIEKQKFIIAPQAAILMLYRDDELFS
- a CDS encoding methyltransferase domain-containing protein, which translates into the protein MKETWNNRYSENEFVYGTEANAFLKEELQKLPKGKILFLGEGEGRNAIFAATLGWEVDAIDYSEAGKKKAELLASKSNVTINYIVADIIESPLPKESYDAVALIYIHVNEETKPILHQKVIDALKPKGKIIIEAFDKEQLKYNSGGPKDKDLLYDLQSITEDFIDFEFEKLSRDNIELSEGKLHQGKAAVVRFVGIK